One genomic window of Branchiostoma lanceolatum isolate klBraLanc5 chromosome 5, klBraLanc5.hap2, whole genome shotgun sequence includes the following:
- the LOC136434602 gene encoding calmodulin-4-like isoform X2, protein MADNIEALFDKYDVNKDGSISAQELLNVVKDMGLPWTNKLVNVMIRERQLNADVKMDLDDFPRVVDALKEIKKALRNPQETQEAMVAKFNKIDKNGDGFLSNDELKEGMTSVVGMELSNEAIAELVRLVDKNMDGQVDIKEFVQMVTSFF, encoded by the exons ATGGCGGATAACATCGAGGCGCTGTTTGACAAGTACGATGTGAACAAGGACGGGTCCATCTCTGCACAGGAGCTGCTGAACGTGGTGAAGGACATGGGCCTGCCCTGGACAAACAAACTAGTCAAC GTCATGATAAGGGAGCGCCAACTCAACGCTGACGTAAAGATGGATTTGGACGACTTCCCTCGAGTTGTAGACGCCTTGAAGGAAATAAAGAAGGCTTTACGCAACCCACAAGAAACCCAGGAGGCCATGGTGGCGAAGTTCAACAAGATAGACAAG AACGGAGACGGCTTCCTCAGCAATGATGAGCTGAAGGAAGGCATGACCAGCGTCGTCGGCATGGAACTGTCGAACGAGGCCATCGCGGAGTTGGTCCGCCTCGTCGATAAAAACATGGACGGCCAAGTCGACATCAAGGAGTTTGTGCAGATGGTCACAAGTTTCTTCTGA
- the LOC136434602 gene encoding calmodulin-4-like isoform X1, with amino-acid sequence MHCRTGSSSSEDTVRRGSPVVSSTPETQIKMADNIEALFDKYDVNKDGSISAQELLNVVKDMGLPWTNKLVNVMIRERQLNADVKMDLDDFPRVVDALKEIKKALRNPQETQEAMVAKFNKIDKNGDGFLSNDELKEGMTSVVGMELSNEAIAELVRLVDKNMDGQVDIKEFVQMVTSFF; translated from the exons ATGCATTGCCGGACTGGTAGTTCATCGTCTGAAGACACCGTGAGAAGAGGATCTCCAGTCGTAAGCAGCACACCAGAAACTCA GATCAAAATGGCGGATAACATCGAGGCGCTGTTTGACAAGTACGATGTGAACAAGGACGGGTCCATCTCTGCACAGGAGCTGCTGAACGTGGTGAAGGACATGGGCCTGCCCTGGACAAACAAACTAGTCAAC GTCATGATAAGGGAGCGCCAACTCAACGCTGACGTAAAGATGGATTTGGACGACTTCCCTCGAGTTGTAGACGCCTTGAAGGAAATAAAGAAGGCTTTACGCAACCCACAAGAAACCCAGGAGGCCATGGTGGCGAAGTTCAACAAGATAGACAAG AACGGAGACGGCTTCCTCAGCAATGATGAGCTGAAGGAAGGCATGACCAGCGTCGTCGGCATGGAACTGTCGAACGAGGCCATCGCGGAGTTGGTCCGCCTCGTCGATAAAAACATGGACGGCCAAGTCGACATCAAGGAGTTTGTGCAGATGGTCACAAGTTTCTTCTGA
- the LOC136434599 gene encoding uncharacterized protein encodes MASTTAITIPQSAEDIAPSWVQQVLQKDLPGVIITDVHVKGSISEGEGYVSDIIAFDAMGTRNDTSQRYSLVAKVTNFIKPLVGFKLWSKDIQINIETIETKFYANAVPELLSVAIPSTEPKSQAEKEDDPLDDSWFLPKCYFAATDPSSMVSVRVMENLKAQGFSIKPDHQPLSREEMMLAVGALAQLHGLSHRLELRSGKPLPEKYDWIISPSDDTAIAGMDILNHDCQDSVKEFAAAFPDQADLVARLEKLRLRVDLEEPRLKVFCHGDCWINNIMFEYAGNVPTGVKLVDWQTPIYMPPTYDLTLLFLCNASWDVFHNHRDAILAHYHRKLQETLGPKTQDESSGLWSYTLEQLTVDFKADCREGVINRFIRLGPLPADADLLRMLHEIKEWGVI; translated from the exons ATGGCATCCACAACCGCGATCACCATCCCGCAGTCTGCTGAAGACATCGCCCCCTCCTGGGTGCAGCAGGTACTGCAGAAGGACCTCCCAGGCGTCATCATCACGGACGTCCATGTCAAAGGATCCATCAGCGAAGGAGAGGGATACGTGAGCGACATCATCGCTTTTGATGCCATGGGGACCAGGAATGACACAAGTCAGCGCTACAGTCTCGTCGCTAAAGTGACAAATTTCATTAAGCCATTGGTGGGATTTAAGCTCTGGTCAAAGGACATTCAGATCAACATCGAGACAATTGAAACAAAGTTTTACGCCAACGCGGTCCCTGAGCTCCTATCTGTGGCAATCCCGAGCACAGAGCCTAAATCCCAGGCAGAGAAGGAGGATGATCCTCTTGATGATTCCTGGTTCCTCCCCAAATGCTACTTCGCCGCCACCGATCCTAGTTCCATGGTGTCCGTCAGGGTTATGGAGAACCTGAAAGCTCAGGGGTTCTCCATAAAACCCGACCACCAACCGCTGAGCCGTGAGGAGATGATGCTGGCAGTCGGGGCCCTGGCGCAGTTGCACGGCCTGTCACATCGGCTGGAGCTCCGCTCGGGCAAACCCCTTCCTGAGAAGTACGACTGGATCATCTCACCCTCAGATGATACAGCTATAGCTGGGATGGATATACTTAACCACGATTGTCAGGACTCCGTGAAGGAATTCGCGGCAGCTTTCCCCGACCAGGCAGACCTTGTAGCTCGTTTGGAGAAGTTACGCCTACGTGTCGACTTGGAGGAGCCAAGACTTAAGGTGTTCTGCCATGGAGATTGTTGGATCAATAACATCATGTTTGAG TACGCCGGAAACGTGCCCACTGGAGTAAAGCTGGTGGACTGGCAGACTCCAATCTACATGCCGCCAACCTATGACCTGACGCTTCTGTTTCTCTGTAACGCGAGCTGGGACGTCTTCCACAACCACAGGGACGCCATCCTGGCCCATTATCACCGCAAACTGCAGGAGACTCTGGGTCCAAAGACTCAAGATG AATCCTCGGGCCTATGGAGCTACACGCTGGAACAGTTGACGGTAGACTTCAAAGCCGACTGTCGGGAAGGGGTGATCAACCGTTTTATTCGCTTGGGGCCCCTACCTGCAGATGCTGATCTGCTGCGGATGCTGCATGAGATCAAGGAGTGGGGCGTTATCTAA